AATCCATTAAGTAGGAGTCATAATCATGATCGTATATGAGAAAGCACCTGCTAAGATCAATTTGACATTGGACATCTTGCGGAAACGTGAAGACGGCTACCATGAAGTCGAGATGGTGATGACCATGGTGGATTTGGCCGACCGTCTGGAGCTGAAAACGCTGGATCGCGATACGATCATCATCGCAAGTCCCGTCGGCTATATCCCCGTTGATGAGAAAAACCATGCCTTCCAGGCTGCGAAGCTGATCAAAGAGCGTTATGGGGTCAAAGAAGGCGTCTATATCCATATCGACAAGCAGATTCCCGTCTCCGCCGGTTTGGGAGGCGGGAGCAGCGATGCTGCGGCGACGCTGCGCGGCTTGAATCGCTTGTGGAATCTAAATATCAGCGAGCAAGAACTGCAGGAATTAGCAGCTGAGATCGGTTCGGATGTGCCCTTCTGCGTCACCGGCGGAACGGCCCTTGCTGCCGGCAGAGGCGAGAAGCTGAAGCGGGTGAAGTCTCCTCCGCCTTGCTGGGTGATCCTGGCCAAACCCGCGATCAGCGTGTCCACGGCTGAGGTATACAGGAAGTTCGATGTCTCGGCCAATCAAGAGCCGGCAAGAAGTCGTCAGATGATCCAAGCGCTTGAGAATGGGGATTACGAAGGGATGTGCCGCTCTCTTGGCAATATGTTGGAGCAGGTGACCCTCCGCATGTATCCTGAGGTCGCACGCATCAAGGCCTGTATGGAGCGGCTTGGTGCTGACGGCGTGCAGATGTCGGGAAGCGGACCGACGGTTTTCGGTTTGGTAAGGAAGGAGTCCAAGGTGCATCGCATCTATAACGGTCTGCGGGGGTTCTGCAAAGAGGTGTATGTGGTTCGAACTTTGGCGTGATGAAACAGCACAGATTATTGCTTAAACCCGTACATAGATGATATATTCACTATATAACATTCGGATTTGGAGCATAATTTAGATTCATTTGGACCACATATAGACTGAGGAGATCACATAGATGAAGAAAATGAAAAGAAGTTCACGACTCGTGGACATGACACAATATTTGTTATCCCGCCCTCACACCTTAATCCCGCTCACTACTTTCGCTGAGCAATACAGGGCGGCCAAGTCGTCGATCAGTGAAGATCTGGCGATCATCAAGGAGGTCTTCACTTCCGAAGGTTTGGGAGAACTGATCACGGTCACGGGAGCGGCCGGCGGAGTCAAATATATCCCTCGGGCGCCGAAGCAGCAATCCCTGGCATTCATCCAGCGCATCTGTGCGATGCTGGGACAATCGGAGCGCATCCTGCCGGGGGGATATCTGTATATCACCGATCTCTTGGGAGAACCGTCGATCATGCAAGAGGTGGGCCGGATGTTCGCTTCAGCCTTCGCCGACCGCGAACTGGATGTCGTTATGACCGTGGAGACGAAAGGCATCCCGATCGCCTACGCTACAGCATCTTATCTGAATATCCCCGTAGTGATCGTGCGGCGGGATAACAAAGTGACGGAAGGTTCAGCCGTCAGCATCAACTATGTCTCGGGTTCATCCAAGCGCATCCAGACGATGTCCCTTGCCCGCAGGGCATTGTCAGAAGAAGCGAAGGTACTGATCATCGATGACTTCATGAAGGCCGGCGGCACGATTCAGGGCATGATGGATCTGCTTAAGGAGTTTCGGGCTACGGTGCAGGGTGTGGGCGTATTCGTCGAATCGGAAGTGCCGAACAAGGAAGAGCAGTTGATCAGCGATTATGTTTCTTTGGCCAAGATAGCTAAGATAGACCAGAAGGAGAAACGAATAGAAGTCCTTCCGGGCAATTACTTTGAGATGGAGGGTTGAACGAGATGACCATATCAATCGAAACGATCGCAACATCAGAAGCGCCTGCTGCGATCGGTCCATACTCGCAGGCGGTAAGAGCAGGCCAGATGCTCTGGACATCGGGGCAGATTCCCTTGACGGCTGACGGCCGCCTCGTGGAGGGCGGGATTGAGGAACAGACCCATCAGGTGTTTCGCAATTTGCAAGCGATCCTGAAGGAAGCAGGTGCTTCCTGGAAGGACGTTGTGAAGGTAACGGTATTCCTGAAGGATATGGATCAGTTCGCGGTTGTAAATGAGATTTACGCCTCGTATTTCGGTGATCACAAGCCGGCTAGATCCACCGTAGAAGCAGCCCGTTTGCCCAAAGATGTCCTGATCGAAATCGAATTAACAGCAATTTTGCACAATTAAATTTGTTATATTAGAAAAAATCAAAAAAATATCGCAAAAATAAGAAGGAATTTCGGCGCATTTGTGGAATTATACACCAACCAGCAGGTAGGGGAAAAAGGTGGTGAACACAGATGCAAATTACTGATGTCAGACTCCGCCGAGTCAACACAGACGGCAGGATGAAAGCGATCGCATCGATTACGATTGATAACGAATTCGTCGTTCACGACATTCGCGTAATCGACGGCAATAACGGCCTGTTCGTGGCCATGCCGAGCAAGCGTACACCTGACGGTGAGTTCAGGGACATCGCTCATCCGATCTCTTCTGCAACCCGCGAGAAGATCCAATCCGCGGTGCTCGCTGAGTACGAGCGTGCAGTAGAAGAAGATGAAAGTGTAGTAGAAGAAGGTGCATAATCTAAAGAGCAAGAGCCTGCGCTGTGCAGGCTCTTTTTCCTTGTCTCCGAATCTTATTCGCGGTGCCAGAGTAAAGATTTCCTCGATAGATAGAAGATTTTAGGGGCGAAAACAGCGATTCCTAATCCAAGGGTCATTGTGTTACGATAGAACGAGATCAACTGAAGATTGGAATTCTACTAGATGGAGGGTAATGGATTGATGAATCGTTATGGAATCGTTCTGGCAGCGGGCCAGGGCAAACGGATGAAATCCAAATTATATAAAGTACTCCATGAGGTCTGCGGCAAGCCGATGGTCGGCCATGTGACGGACGCACTCGCAGAAGCTGGAATCCAGCAAACCTACGTCGTGGTCGGTCACGGCGCGGAAGCGGTGCAGCAATACCTCGGAGAACGGGTTCAATATGTGATGCAGCAGGAGCAGTTGGGCACAGGACATGCGGTGCTGCAGGCTGCGCCGCTGCTGGCTGAGCAAGCGGGGACAACGGTTATCGTCTGCGGCGATACCCCGCTGATCCGCGGTGAGACGATCCGGCGGATGGTGGAGCTCCATGAGGAGAGCGGCGCGGCGGCGACGATCATGACCGCGGTCATCGAGGACCCAACGGGTTACGGCCGCATCATCCGCGGTGCGGACGGAAGCGTGGCAAGGATCGTGGAGCATAAGGACTGCGATGAGGAAGAAGCTGCCGTTCGCGAGATTAATGCGGGAACGTATGTTTTTGACAATCGCAAGCTGTTTGCCGCCTTGAGCCAGGTGACCAATGACAATGCGCAGGGCGAATACTATCTGACCGATGTGTTCCGCATTCTAAGCGGGGAACAGGAGCGGATCATCGCTTACCCGATCGAAGATATCACGGAGACGATCGGCGTGAATGACCGCATCGCCCTGGCCGAAGCTGAACGGCATATGCGCGAGCGGATTAACCGGGAGCTTATGCAGGGCGGCGTGACGATCATCGATCCGGTCCATACGTATATCGAGAGCGGCGTGACGATCGGCGCTGATACCGTACTCTTGCCGGGTACGATTCTAAGGAGCGGCACCATCATCGGCGAGGACTGTGTGATCGGGCCGCAGGCGGAGATCGCGGCTTCGAAGATCGGTTCAGGTGTCACGATCCGCTATGCGGTATTGGAGCAAGCTGTCGTCGGCGACGGCACGACGGTCGGTCCGTTTGCTTATCTGCGGCCGGGCGCTGAGATCGGCAGCGGCGTGAAGATCGGGGACTTCGTCGAGATCAAGAATTCGGTGATCGGAAACGGCAGCAAGGTGCCGCATCTCAGCTATGTCGGAGATGCCTATGTGGGCGAGCGGGTGAATATCGGCTGCGGCGTGATCACGGCGAACTATGACGGGTTCAACAAGAATCGCACGACGATCAAGAACGATGCATTCATCGGGAGCAACAGCAATCTGATCGCGCCTGTAACCGTCGGCGAAGGGGCTTATGTCGTCGCCGGCTCGACGATCACGCAGGATGTGCCCGATGATGCCATGGCCGTCGCCCGGGAGAGACAGACGAACAAAGAAGGGTATGCTTCGCGAATCAAAGCACGTATGAAATCGAAAAAAAGGGAATCCTAGTCGTATCACGGTTAAGCGGAATGGAGTGAACCCGGTTGTCTCAAGAAGACCCGAACTTGAAACTGTTCAGCGGCAATTCCAATCCCATGCTCGCGCAGGAAGTGGCGCGGGTGATCGGCGTGTCGCTGAGCGAAGCAGAGATCTCTCAGTTCAGCGACGGGGAGATCAAGATCCAGGTGCAGGAGAGCGTCCGCGGATGCGATGTGTACGTGATCCAGTCCACCTGTTCGCCGGTGAATGACCATCTGATGGAGATGCTCGTATTGGTGGATGCGCTGAAGCGCGCCTCGGCGAAGACGATCAATCTGGTCATCCCTTACTACGGCTATGCGCGGCAGGATCGCAAGGCGCGATCTCGGGACCCGATCACCGCTAAGCTCGTGGCCGATCTGATCACCGCCGCGGGCGCCCACCGCGTGATCACGATGGATCTGCATGCCACTCAGATCCAAGGGTTCTTCAACATCCCCGTCGATCATCTGCACGGCGTACCGATCATCTCGCAGTATTTTCAGACCAAGCAGCTGCAGGATGTCGTTGTCGTCTCCCCTGATCACGGGGGCGTGGTGCGCGCCCGCAAATTGGCTGAACAACTGCAAGCACCGATCGCGATCATCGATAAGCGCAGACCCGAGCCGAATGTCTGCGAAGTCATGCATATCATCGGCGATGTGGCCGGCAAAACCGCGATTATCATCGATGATATCATCGATACGGCGGGAACGATCGTGCTGGCGGCGGAAGCGCTGAGCCAAGCGGGGGCGAAGCGCATCTTTGCGACCTGCACTCACGCCGTGCTTTCCGGCAGTGCGATGGAACGCCTCCATCATTCAGTCATCGAAGAAGTTGTCGTAACCAATACGATTCCCTTCCGCGGCGGTTCGGATAAGTTCACGGTGTTGTCCGTTGCTGAACTGCTCGGCAAGGCGGTCATGCACATTCACGAGAATATCTCGATCAGCGTGCTGTTCGAGACCGTCTGAGGCTTCTGCAGAGAGGAATCCCGCAGGCGGTGCGGTGATCTGACGTTTGCGCTTGTCCGTCTTTCCTTATGTTGGAGAAACAAAACTACCCTGGTAAACGACCTGAGAGCCGGCGAAGTTTTTCTAGCTTTTCTTTGCTTTCATGGTTGTATGTTCGCTATAATGCATATAGATAAAGAGGAGAAGTAAAGGAGTCTGGATGGTGAAATGGATCGCAGGCCTGGGCAATCCAGGCGGCAAATATGAAGACAATCGGCATAATGTCGGTTTCATGGCCGTGGACCGCATGGCCGAGCGATGGGACCTCCGCTGGAGGGCGGACGCGAAATGCCGGGCTTATGTTGCCGAGGGCAGAGCGCCTAACGGAGAGTCCGTCGTTTTGTTGAAACCGCAAACCTATATGAACTTATCAGGAGAATCTGTGAAGGCATATATGAACTACTACAAGCTGCCCTTGGAGGACTTCATCGTCATCTATGATGATATGGACACAGAAGTTGGGCAGCTTCGCTTGCGTTATAAAGGCAGTGCCGGCGGTCACAACGGCATCAAGTCGATCATTCAGCACGTGGGGACGGAGGAGTTCAAACGGGTGCGCATCGGCATCTCCCGACCGCCGCAAGGGATGGAAGTGGTCCATTACGTGCTCTCTGATTTTACCAAGGCGGAACGGCCGTTGATCGAGGAAGTGCTGGACCGCGCGACGGAAGCGATGGAGATGGCACTCACGGAATCTTTCGATAAGGTGATGGCCAAGTTTAACAGCAAGAAGCGTTCATAGGTGTCATACGGGTATTACTTGCAGGCATTCCGGACATACTGATGGCAAGCAGCATTCGAGCATCGATCCGGGAGGAATCAGTATGCCTGTCATCTACTATTGCCGACATTGCGGGACCAAGGTAGGAGAGATCCACGACGATGTGAGCGAATATGCTCTAGGATTCCACCATCTAACCCCTGAGGAACGATCGGAGATGATCTCCTATCAAGCAGGTGGCGAGATTACGGTACGAGTGATCTGTGACTATTGCAGAACCGCACTAGAGACGAATCCCGAACTGTCGCTGCTTCCGAACCTCCTGCAATAGATGCATGTACCGCGTATGGCCTGGGCCTTAAGCCGAGGCCTATTTGGATATGAGAGAGGAGTGGAATTCTATTGCTGCAGCTGCTGCAAGCTTTTCAGAATGACCGAGATTTTCAGACGATCCTATCCGGCATCCGATCCGGGATGCGTGAGCAGCTCGTATCAGGACTCGCAGGATCCGCACGGCAAGTGATGGTGGCAGCCCTGCACCAGAATATCGAACGGCCGCTCTTAATCGTGACTCACAATCTATATGCAGCGCAGAAGATGATGGAGGATCTGCAGGAGATCTGCGACGAAGACTCGGTGATGCTCTACCCGGCGAACGAGCTGACCCTGATCGATATCGCCGCTTCGAGTCCGGAGACCGTCGCCCAGCGCATCGCTGTGCTGTCCCGGCTGTCCCAGGGCTATCGCGGCATCGTGATCGTGCCGTATGCCGGATTGCGCAGGCTGCTTCCCGTGAAGGAAACTTACCGCGATGCGCAGCTCACTTTGCGCGTCGGGGAAGAGGTGCCGCTTGCTGAACTGTCGCTGCAGCTCGTCAGACTCGGCTATGAACGGACGGATATGGTAGAGAAAAAAGGAGAGTTCAGCATCCGCGGCGGGATCATGGACGTCTATCCGCTTACCGCCGATGAAGCCTACCGTATCGAGTGGTTCGACGACGAGATCGATTCGATCCGCACCTTCGATCCCTCTGACCAGCGTTCGATTCATAGAGTGGAGTCGCTGACGATTACCCCGGCGAGAGAGATCATCGCCGATGAACAGCGGATGGCAAAGGCCGCCGATCATGCCGCCGAACTGTTGAACGAACAGCTGGCGAAGATGACGGACCGCCGGGCGAAGGAGCAGCTCGAGGAACATATCCGTGAAGATATTGCGAGATTAAGAGACGGGCATTACTTTCAAGAGATCTATAAATATATATCCTTGTTGTATCCTGAGAGACAGACGATCATCGATTATATGCCTGAAGATACGATCATGATCGTCGATGAGCCGAATCGGCTGCTGGAAACCGCCCGCCAACTGGAGCGGGATGAAGGGGAAACGGTAACGGACTTGCTCAGTGAGGGCAGGACCTTGCCGGCTTTTGTGCTGTCCAAGACTCACGAGCAGGTTCTGCAATATAAGAAATTCCCGATGCTCTATATCCAGTTATTCCTGCGCCAGGTGCCGCATACACAGCCGCAGAATATCGTCAACTTCGTTACCCGGGCGATGCAGAATTTCCACGGCCAGATGAATGTGCTCAAGGCGGAGGCGGACCGCTGGGCGAAGGCGGAGACGCAGGTGCTCATCTTAGCCAGCGACGAGGAGCGGATCAACCGTCTTCGCAGAGTATTAGCTGACTATAAGATCGAGACACCGAGAATCATCAAGGGCAATCTGCAGAGCGGCTTCGAGTTCCCAACCGGAAGGATCGCCGTGATCACCGAGGGTGAAGTTTTCTCGCAGAAACAGCGCAAGGTGAGGAGAAGCGACCGGAAGATCGACAACGCGGAACGCATCAAGAGCTATACGGAGCTTAAGGTCGGCGACTATGTCGTGCATGTCAACCACGGGATCGGCAAGTACGTCGGCATCGGCACCTTGGAGATCGACGGCATCCACAAGGATTATCTCCATATCCTCTATGCCGGCGGGGATAAGCTCTCCGTGCCGATCGATCAGATCGATCTCGTGCAGAAGTATGTCGGCGCCGAGGAGAAGGAACCGAAGCTCTATAAGCTGGGCGGCACGGAATGGCAGCGGGCGAAGAGCAAGGCGCGCAAGTCCGTACAGGACATCGCAGATGATCTGATCAAGCTCTATGCCGAGCGTCAAGCGAGCCGCGGCTACGCTTTCTCGAAGGACACTCCTTATCAGAAGGAATTCGAGAGCATGTTCATGTACAATGAGACGCCTGATCAGCTGCGGGCGATTGAGGAGATCAAGCGGGATATGGAAAGCCCTGTGCCCATGGACCGGCTCTTATGCGGCGATGTCGGCTACGGCAAGACGGAGGTGGCGATTCGCGCTGCCTTCAAGGTGGCGATCGAGGGCAAGCAAGTCGCCGTGCTTGTGCCGACGACGATCCTTGCGCAGCAGCACTTTGAGACCTTCAAGGAGCGATTCAGCGGCTTCCCCTTCGAGATCCACGTGTTAAGCCGCTTCCGCAGCCGCAAGGAACAAAACGAGACGATCAAAGGCCTGAAGCTCGGCACCGTTGACATCGTCATCGGCACCCACCGCCTGCTGTCGAACGACGTGCAGTTTAAGGATCTGGGACTGCTCATCGTCGACGAAGAGCAGCGCTTCGGCGTGGCCCACAAGGAGAAACTGAAGCGGCTGAAGACCAATGTCGATGTCCTGACCTTAACGGCCACGCCGATCCCGCGCACCCTTCATATGTCCATGCTGGGTGTGCGGGATCTGTCCGTCATCGAGACGCCGCCGGAGAACCGCTTCCCCGTACAAACCTATGTCGTCGAACACAGCAACTCGCTGATCCGTGAAGCCGTTGAGCGGGAACTGGCACGCGGCGGTCAGGTATACTATCTCTACAACCGCGTCCAAGGCATCCATCAGATGGCCGAACATATCCAGAACCTCGTGCCCGATGCCCGGGTGGCTGTCGGTCATGGGAAGATGAGCGAGCAGGAGCTGGAGAAAGTGATCCTCGATTTCCTCGATGGGGAGTATGACGTGCTCGTCAGCACGACGATCATCGAGACGGGGGTCGATATCCCGAACGTCAATACTTTGATCGTGCATGACGCCGACAAGATGGGGCTGTCCCAGCTGTATCAGCTGCGCGGCCGCGTTGGCCGTTCCAATCGGATCGCTTACGCATACTTCACGTATCAGAAGGATAAGGTGCTGAACGAAACGGCAGAGAAGCGGCTGCAGGCGATCAAGGAATTCACGGAGCTCGGGTCCGGTTTCAGGATCGCTATGCGCGACCTGGCGATTCGCGGCGCAGGCAATCTGCTCGGTGCTGAGCAGCACGGTTTCATCTCCTCCGTCGGCTTTGAGTTGTACACCCAGATGCTCGCGGAAGAGATTGAGAAGCGCAAACTCGGCCTGCAGGGCGCAGAGGTGAAGGAAGAGAGCAAGGAGTTCACCACGCAGATCGATCTGCCGATCGACGCTTATCTGCCGACGGAATATATATATGACAGCATGCAAAAAATCGAAATATACAAAAAGACTGCTGCCGTGCGTACGCTTGACGATGCTGAACAGCTGCGCGAGGAGATCATCGACCGCTTCGGTCCGATGCCGCAGGCGGTTCAGAATCTTCTGGCTGTTGCCCGCCTGAAAGCTTATGGTAATATGTATAAGATCATATCGATCACGCAGAAAGGTCATGAAGTATCGCTCATCATCGATGAGTCGCAAAATGCGGTCATCGACGGGCAGAAGCTGTTTGCCCTGGGCAGCCAATTCTCCAGAAGGGTGCAGTTCAAATCCGGTTCCAAGATCCACATCGTGTTCAACTGCCGCGGTTTGACGCCCGAGGAGACGGTGGAATTGCTGGAGCAATTCCTCTCCCAATATCAGGATTGCCTGAAACCTAAGGAGGTTCTACAACATGCAGCCAAGTAAATTACGCACTGGATTCACCGCAGCCGTTCTGTTGATCTTACTCGCCGCCGCGCTTACCGCATGCGGGGGCAAAGGTGATCCTGAGCCAATCGGGGATCCGGAGAAGATCGTGGCAGTGTATCAAGGCGGGGAAGTGGACGAGCAAGAATTCAACCGCTACTATTATGTGGACAAATTTCTATTTGCTGCTATGCACGATTATTACGAGCAGATTGCACCCGAGGAGTTCAAACGCCATATGCTTGAGAGTTATATCTCATTCAAGATCCTGGGCGAAAGAGCAAGCGAAGAGATCAGCTCCAGAACAGAAGGTGAAGTGGACGAGCGGATGGTCCAGTTCGAGGCAGAGCTGAGCGCCGATGAGGCAGCGACGCAGAGCTGGGAAGAGAAGTCCAAGGAATGGGGACTCCAGAAGGATGACATCAAGCAGTATATCCTGCTGCAGGCCAAGGCTCTGAATCACGTCCGCTCGCTCATCACCGAGGAGAGAATTCAAGAGATCTATCATGCTGCTTTGGCCGAGAATCCGCACGCATATACGACGGCTACGGTCAGACATGTGCTGGTCGCCTTTGAGCCGGAGGGCGGGGAGCCGCGGTCGAAGGAAGCTGCCCTTGAGCGTGCGCAAGAGATCAAATCGCTGTTAGAGCGTGGAGAAGATTTCACGGAAGTGGCTGAATCCTACTCCGATGATCCGGGTTCCAAAAACAACGGCGGCAGATACGAAGCCGTGAACGTGAACAACTGGGTGGAGCCGTTCAAGGAAGCGGTGCTGGAACTGGACATCGGCACGATCAGCGAACCGGTGGAAACGGCCTACGGCTACCATGTGATTCAAGTGGAAGAACGCGTGGAACCGGGCCTTGATGAGCTGCGAGATCAGCTCGAGGGACAAGCTGTTGACGAGTACTACAAGGCGTTCGTCAACGAAGAATTGCCCGCCTTGATCGAAGAGATCAAGCTGTAGGACGGTGCAGCGTGCAGCAGACGTTCTTCGCGGTCATCACCAGCTTCCCAGCGGCGCAGCAGTGCATAAAATTATGGGAACAGAAGAACACTATGGTCAGCACCAAGTAACCCAGCTATTCCTGTTGTATGACCCATAAATCCCTGTATCCAGTGTCCAATACAAACCCCAAGGAAAGTGAGGCATCAAGACACATGAAAGCAACTGGAATTGTTCGTCGTATCGACGATTTAGGAAGGGTCGTCATACCGAAGGAAATTCGTCGCACACTGCGTATTCGTGAGGGAGATCCGTTAGAAATCTTCGTGGACCGCGACGGTGAAGTGATCCTTAAGAAATATTCTCCGATTGGGGAGTTGGGTGATTTTGCCAAGGAATATGCGGAATCGTTGTACGAGAGCACGAATCATATCACGATGATCTCTGACCGCGATACCATGATCGCCGTTGCCGGAGCATCGAGGAAAGAATACCTGGATAAGGGTGTCGGCTCCCTCGTCGAGAATGCGATGGAATCCCGCAAGACCATCCTGGAGACCAACCCTGGTGAATATGACCTGATCCGTGATGTCATGGAATATTATACCTCCTTTGTTATCGCTCCGATCATCGCGGGAGGAGATCCGATCGGTTCGGTTATTCTCCTCAGCAAGGAAGAGGGCGTGAAGATGGGCGAGATGGAGACGAAGATGGCGGAGACGGCGGCAGGTTTTCTAGGCAAGCAAATGGAACATTAAACAGCCGGATGATACATGGAAGATCCAGGCTTCCGCTCAGCAGACCATGGTCTAGCGAGGCGGAAGTCTTGTTGCTTTAGGGCGCCCTCCCGCGTTTGCTTCCCGCACCAAACGGTGGTAAGGTTTGGGTGAGAGCGGGATGGTTGTTGAAAAGTTACTGGCCTTATAGATGTGGTTACAAGCCGCGCAGGTATGTTGTTCATGTTGTTTGTTCATTAGGTAATGGTCTTATTCCAGTGAATGTTAAGTGGGGGAGAGCATGAAAGGATCTACGCCCGGTACAGCCGTTCATGGGGGAACGCGTCTCATAAGAGGGGTCGCCGTCCTCGGTCTTGCGGCTGCCATCTCGAAGCTGCTTGGCACCCTGCAGAAGATCCCGCTGCAGAACTTGGCCGGAGACGAAGCCTACGGGATCTATTCAGCGGTATATCCCTTCTATGTGCTGGTCCTGTTCCTGGCCACCGCCGGTCTGCCCGCAGCGGTATCCAAACTGGTATCCGAGCAGGCGGCGCTTGGGAATTGGCGGGAAGCACGCAGGATCTATCGGCTGTCCTCCTATCTCTTAACCGGTACGGGCATCGCTGCCTTCCTCTTCTTATATGCCGGGGCAGGGCTTATCGCCTCTTGGATCGGCAGCGCCCAGGCAGAGCAAGCGCTGCGCAGCGTCTCTTACGCGCTGCTCATCGTTCCGCTGATGGCCGCGGGTCGCGGCTATTACCAAGGTTTGCAGAATATGATCCCGACGGCTGTATCGCAGGTCGTGGAGCAGACAGTGCGCGTGGCAGTGATGATCGGCCTGCTCTTGTATCTGACCGGAGCGGGGGAGTCCAGCGGCACCATCGCCGCGGGAGCTGCCTTTGGCTCTGTTGCAGGCGCAGCAGCCGGGCTTGCGGTTATGCTCTGGATCGATATGCGGGATCGCCCGCGGCGCCTTGCCGGGATCCGAACAAGCAGCCGTGAGGCCCGCTTGCCGGCATCCGTCCTCATGCGCAGCATCATCCGTTATGCCATGCCGGTCGCCTTGGGATCGATCGTTGTCCCGATCATCAATATGATCGATTCCTTTACTCTGCCGCGGCTCTTGGTCATCTCCCAAGGATTAAGCGACAGTGAAGCGCTGCATGAATTCGGCATCTATGCCCGCGGTCTGCCCTTGGTGCAGCTCGTC
This sequence is a window from Insulibacter thermoxylanivorax. Protein-coding genes within it:
- the purR gene encoding pur operon repressor gives rise to the protein MKKMKRSSRLVDMTQYLLSRPHTLIPLTTFAEQYRAAKSSISEDLAIIKEVFTSEGLGELITVTGAAGGVKYIPRAPKQQSLAFIQRICAMLGQSERILPGGYLYITDLLGEPSIMQEVGRMFASAFADRELDVVMTVETKGIPIAYATASYLNIPVVIVRRDNKVTEGSAVSINYVSGSSKRIQTMSLARRALSEEAKVLIIDDFMKAGGTIQGMMDLLKEFRATVQGVGVFVESEVPNKEEQLISDYVSLAKIAKIDQKEKRIEVLPGNYFEMEG
- the spoVG gene encoding septation regulator SpoVG — translated: MQITDVRLRRVNTDGRMKAIASITIDNEFVVHDIRVIDGNNGLFVAMPSKRTPDGEFRDIAHPISSATREKIQSAVLAEYERAVEEDESVVEEGA
- a CDS encoding ribose-phosphate pyrophosphokinase — protein: MSQEDPNLKLFSGNSNPMLAQEVARVIGVSLSEAEISQFSDGEIKIQVQESVRGCDVYVIQSTCSPVNDHLMEMLVLVDALKRASAKTINLVIPYYGYARQDRKARSRDPITAKLVADLITAAGAHRVITMDLHATQIQGFFNIPVDHLHGVPIISQYFQTKQLQDVVVVSPDHGGVVRARKLAEQLQAPIAIIDKRRPEPNVCEVMHIIGDVAGKTAIIIDDIIDTAGTIVLAAEALSQAGAKRIFATCTHAVLSGSAMERLHHSVIEEVVVTNTIPFRGGSDKFTVLSVAELLGKAVMHIHENISISVLFETV
- the ispE gene encoding 4-(cytidine 5'-diphospho)-2-C-methyl-D-erythritol kinase gives rise to the protein MIVYEKAPAKINLTLDILRKREDGYHEVEMVMTMVDLADRLELKTLDRDTIIIASPVGYIPVDEKNHAFQAAKLIKERYGVKEGVYIHIDKQIPVSAGLGGGSSDAAATLRGLNRLWNLNISEQELQELAAEIGSDVPFCVTGGTALAAGRGEKLKRVKSPPPCWVILAKPAISVSTAEVYRKFDVSANQEPARSRQMIQALENGDYEGMCRSLGNMLEQVTLRMYPEVARIKACMERLGADGVQMSGSGPTVFGLVRKESKVHRIYNGLRGFCKEVYVVRTLA
- a CDS encoding RidA family protein, which gives rise to MTISIETIATSEAPAAIGPYSQAVRAGQMLWTSGQIPLTADGRLVEGGIEEQTHQVFRNLQAILKEAGASWKDVVKVTVFLKDMDQFAVVNEIYASYFGDHKPARSTVEAARLPKDVLIEIELTAILHN
- the pth gene encoding aminoacyl-tRNA hydrolase, whose translation is MKWIAGLGNPGGKYEDNRHNVGFMAVDRMAERWDLRWRADAKCRAYVAEGRAPNGESVVLLKPQTYMNLSGESVKAYMNYYKLPLEDFIVIYDDMDTEVGQLRLRYKGSAGGHNGIKSIIQHVGTEEFKRVRIGISRPPQGMEVVHYVLSDFTKAERPLIEEVLDRATEAMEMALTESFDKVMAKFNSKKRS
- the glmU gene encoding bifunctional UDP-N-acetylglucosamine diphosphorylase/glucosamine-1-phosphate N-acetyltransferase GlmU, which encodes MNRYGIVLAAGQGKRMKSKLYKVLHEVCGKPMVGHVTDALAEAGIQQTYVVVGHGAEAVQQYLGERVQYVMQQEQLGTGHAVLQAAPLLAEQAGTTVIVCGDTPLIRGETIRRMVELHEESGAAATIMTAVIEDPTGYGRIIRGADGSVARIVEHKDCDEEEAAVREINAGTYVFDNRKLFAALSQVTNDNAQGEYYLTDVFRILSGEQERIIAYPIEDITETIGVNDRIALAEAERHMRERINRELMQGGVTIIDPVHTYIESGVTIGADTVLLPGTILRSGTIIGEDCVIGPQAEIAASKIGSGVTIRYAVLEQAVVGDGTTVGPFAYLRPGAEIGSGVKIGDFVEIKNSVIGNGSKVPHLSYVGDAYVGERVNIGCGVITANYDGFNKNRTTIKNDAFIGSNSNLIAPVTVGEGAYVVAGSTITQDVPDDAMAVARERQTNKEGYASRIKARMKSKKRES
- a CDS encoding anti-sigma-F factor Fin family protein; protein product: MPVIYYCRHCGTKVGEIHDDVSEYALGFHHLTPEERSEMISYQAGGEITVRVICDYCRTALETNPELSLLPNLLQ